The genomic window AgtcagagagaggttaaaggcagatgggagtgggaggacagaggagagctcacttgcagaataaccttcacagccctctacctggtaagtctctgcctgcagggccatgcagccccagctcctggaaagatctcctaaagctggcacatcccacagcctacgggatctgccaggagggctctcacagtttccccagtgtagagaaaatgactggctttggagcagggcttccctgctgcaccatcagagggacggggcatgtcggctgccttcacccggggatggctgcagagtgtgaagctgggggtgcacccaggggtgcccagggctgtccttcagagcagggcccctgcaccccaggggctgtgtgctggggcaggacctttgtctcctgccagggtcagctctcagcttacctggggagctgccagcagcagtgcggggagaagctgtgggtggaaggagcaactgctggcaggagagggtccttctgctgtcaagagggtgctgcgttggtcagggctgctcacagctccagatcagccccagggcatttctgaggggacttttcaaggggaaggtcaaGGCAGGGACTACGTTAAAGATAAGGAGCTTTCCTggctttgtgtttttcatttcctacttGGAGGGCACGGGGAGTTGGAAAAAGGGatctctcaagtttgaagaagtcaccgagactcctgagctgtaactttgagtgatcagtaggtctgccagaaacctcctagagtgccttcagccactcctctgcctatggacagcaccagcatcacctctgctggacccatcagggtgtttcttaCCTGCGCTGTTCCATGCATGCAGGtccatgcatgcagccagtgccctgcaaacaggcaggtttctgtagggccagggggagtgcacagaggttgggatgggatctgtgagcactgacagggaaagacatgggacagggaaacacctcccaggaggaaaatctccaggcagcagagatatgaccagggaatgagaggaaatgaaaaccagaaacgttgtgggagggagaattcagaaatctccctatgatcccctccaatgcagaccccttcccccGAGaaagccccctcgcctcctgtcccacccagcaaagcctctgccctcagggctgtggggtccaaggcgtgaaccacctcctctgcagccagagctccagcagagccgtgctgcagctctccagccacatgtccatgtccctctgcagagcacagggctgagaacAACAGCCCAGAGAATTTCATGTtggggaggtgttgtgcacagctgggtgatggtaacgctgtcctgagtgcccggctgcctctccctttgcctctctaagctcactgcatttttccttgtttctccacttgtctgtgaTATTGTTAGTGTTATCTTGTTCCTGCTGACAGGGTGTCTGGGGAGgtggagtttcagctgcagagtcacacactgatcttgtgtgtCCTTTCATGCAGGTGTTTCCACGAAaacaagtgtcccagctttcctctaagcTGTGGGActgtgggcaatgcagtcagAGCATCTAGGGAATGAACTGAATCTCCCTTACTCAAATGCCATCATTAGGACCCTTGGCTATCTCCTTGAGGtttccttccaagctgtgagcttccctccaggatgcaaacctgtcctatagcatcttggtgtTATCTGAAAGCCCCACGTAGAAGCAGAGACATGCTAcgacagagaaaatgctgttgggtttgtgaaatgagccctgtgtgtccctggctagaagtggggtgctgagaccttgagaaagggtgaggcATTTACCCTTTCTGtggtggatccctctgctctcagcagagccAGGTGGTTTTCAAGGGTAACATGGGCGTGTGATCACCCTCCACCTCAGAAAGCTGTAAGCCCAGAGAAACTGGGAAGTGGACAGAGAGACCAGGACACCAGCTCCCCTTACTCTCCACTAAGCCACAGGCAACCCTCTTGCCTCACAGCACCCACTCCGTTCTCcctgaggcagcagaaatgctgagggtttctgaCATCCAAGAATACtcgccaggggaggtggggggcagctataaaaaacccctaaacctcTCAAATTGCCTTTACCATGCCCATTCCTTTACCACAGGGAGTGCAGATGCTGGCAGGCCCTTCTGCGTTAGCAGTGGTTGCACAGGAAaaagttgaacaccaggactggtcCCTGCCCCTACCCACTTCTGCATTGTGGGGCTGACTTATCAAAAGCCCTTGGGCAGATGCCCTGCTCTTCATCGCACACGTGGCCAGCACCAATGAGGGCTGCagacacagagctgaaggaaggtctcagAGAAAAAATGGGTGTCTGTGTGTAGCAGGGGGAGGGTCTatgggaaatggctttgatttttgtcaGAGAAGTCTTCTGTAAGCTGTGACTGACTTTTTCTCCTATGACAATGCCCCatgcacagaggcagcagatgtccaatagcagctccatcacccagttcctcctcctgacaTTTGCAGatacacgggagctgcagctcttgcacttctggctcttcctgggcatctacctggctgccctgctgggcaatggcctcatcatcactgctgtagcctgcgaccaccgcctccacacccccatgtacttcttcctcctcaacctctctgttcttgacctggggtCCATCTCCACCAcggtccccaaagccatggccagttccctgtgggacaccagggccatctcctacacaggatgtgctgcccaggtctttctgtttgtcttcttcatgtcagcagagtattctcttctcaccatcatggcctatgaccgctatgttgccatctgcaaacccctgcactacgggaccctcctgggcagcagagcttgtctcagcatggcagcagctgcctggggcagtgggtctctcactgctgtgctgcacacggccaatacactgacaatccccctctgccatggcaatgccctggaccagttcttctgtgaaatccctcagatcctcaagctctcctgctcacacaccTACCTCAGCGAGGTTGGGATTCtagtgttttctgtctgtttaggatttgggtgttttgttttcattgtgctgtcctatgtgcagatcttcagggccgtgctgaggatcccctctgagcagggacggcacaaagccttttccacatgcctccctcacctggctgtggtctccctttTTTTGATCACTGCCATGTTtacctacctgaagcccccctccatctcctctccatccctgaatctggtgatggcagttctgtactcggtggtgcctccagcagtgaatcccctcatctacagcatgaggaaccaggagctcaaagatgcagTGTGGAAACTGATAATGGGTGTTTTTCAGAAGTAACAAACTTGTGCATAGCAGTTGTAATGTAACCCATTACAGCCTCAGcctgtcttctgtattttttgttgtttgtgctggttttttacCTGTGAGAATGGTGTCCTCCCAGTTTTaattcactgtctgcttttcttttctgaccgAGAGGCTGTGTAAATGAGGAGCCgtgctttctgtgtgtttaaacaaaataaagggcccttcactgacttttttttttcctgagatccttCCTCCAAGGCCATTTTGGAGGTGCAGGGTCAGTTCCTTTGTGCAGAGTTGGAGGGGACAGGAATCCCGGCAGggagcactgccagggagcaccaGCGCTTGCTCTTCCAGGGCTCTTCTCTTTCCGCTTCCACATTCTCTTTCTGATCCCTTGCGTTGGTGTAAGGCCTGAATGCTCTGGCAGCTTGGTCACAGTTGTGCTGCGTGGCAGTCCTGTGaccgcaggcagggacaggcaatgggcacttctGTGACACGTCTGGCATCCATAACAGTGTTTCCATAAAGAAAGGTGATCTCCTGAGTAcagtgcctgaaggcttaggtcttctttcaaagttgctgtcaagaacaagctcaagaaagtgccctgttgaggaaaacaccagtgaacagctaaagtgtgtgagtgtgcagggcgggggcacgcagcagtgtcccttgcacagccaggcctccagggacagacttgaaggaccagcagagcaggggctggtctgtgaccttgtttgctgGACACCCTGGGCAAGGTGCCCCAGGACAATCctcacagaccagccccttgcAACCGTCATTCCTAGCACTGGCCTCTCACCCCAGCTCGGAGAGGTTGTTTGTCCGTCCATGGAGGGACACTGAATGACtaggtcagaagtccatgtttgcattgttcagaggagacttaagcatgcacatcgtgtgcgtgtggggaggtgaacccgagtgagcacaaatgccatcagccattcctagaggtgccatgaaggccagtgggacagacagtgcctcgaggtcacttccctttgagagtaacgtcccctgggaaaccaaccacctgaatgcagcactgggatgtgcttctgtcaACCGAGGTCCCTGTATCCATTCCTCACACCATggggcatctcagagaggtgcagagcagggcgatacaccacagggctgaggtgcctcccagcctctgggagtggcaagaggaggccagagagtcaccgtgcctgctgcagtgcactgcctccacgtgtgcaagggaaggactcgtgcctctgaacacccctgtgtgcatgaggagtgcaTGAGGCCAGCTGAGATGTGGACACGTCACAgggccctgccatttctgtgtgtgactccaggaacaaaccccactgtcccagtgagattcatctcacctgcctTGGAACAGGTCATTGcaaatgctcctgtctgctcacgtcaccctttctggattgtgccctcaaatgtgtcagagcagtcagagaggttCTGGGGTCCTTGCAAAAGGCAGATATGAAACCTTTCTtccagaagggcaagaaggaggattgggagaattacaggctggtcaCCCTCTCCTCactccctgggaaggtgatgggccAAATAcccctgcagccatttccaggcacTCATAGGACAAGAAAGGGACTGCGGAAGCTGTATCGGTcggggaaagaaggggatgttttGTACCTAGACTTTAGCAAAGGTTTTGTCATGGTCTCCCATAGCCTCTGTACAGCCAGATTGGTGATATCTGGGCTGAAGAAATGGATGATGTGGTGGGTGAGGAGTTGGCTGGTGGATCAATCCCAAATGTCACCAGTGGTAGAGTCCTCCTGGCAGCCACTTACAAGTGGCATCCCTCAGTgcaagcacttgggccaacactgctgaatgtctccattaactgcctgtaCAATGTGACGGAGTGCCTATCAagctcctttgtggatgatgccaaATTGGGCAGGGCCCTTGAGCGACCTCATCTGGTTAACACTGCCTTTAGCAGGACAGCTggacaggatgatgttcaggggTCTCCTCCAACCcgagttattctatgattcaatggatcttttccttggagagctttctgaagacagaacagacagaggaagaaggaaaaacagagaggcagaagtagagatataAAAGGCACCAATATAAATGCAGCAGTTCCTCTGACAAACATTTCTCGACTCAAACCGTTGGTAGGAAAtctatgagataaatgtgatgaaacaaGCTTACTTTTATCTGCTCAGGTAATGGGCCACAAGGAGGATGATGGTTGGGTACGGTATCACGTGGTCAGTTGTGTCTCGGGAACTcataatccagtaggaagccaatggctgtgaaggggtctgtgaggtcacttctgcctctggaggtgataggccaacagcaggaatgtgcctgggaaagggactgtgaggtctcttcttgctgaaacagctgatagctcagcccttgactcCTGGCGGGGGTATGTGCTTTTAAGCTTacatctgccagggtctctggcaggccagcagaaggcacctggttggcacattgactgggagatcccctctgccgaaggacctaggctcgctccaggaagggggcttacattttggttgtcctgtctctTCTGCCTGCGTACatgatgggacagcagcaggcacgcagcttggtcgtgtctatccgagaagctgaaaggctagcagccttgggagatgatgaggttacttgtgtgtggtcaggtgacaggccagcagaaggctgatgggttgggatgcctgcttgaagggttgtttcccagatggtggagctctccttggaggcaggaaacagcaggagagagaaaccctgccacacagtgcagcttggatggtggagattgggcatgagaaggaagaaatgtcactcaaagggtagtgcagtggtacatgaagtcctccagaaggagtaTGAGATCAGtccatgtctttgtgtttcaaggaacagagtgtgagggtggacagatttcagtgaatgtatggaaatgtcggggtgagagcaaagtgaggaagcgagatgggtgtctccagcctgcagggcaaaagaagcagctgtgggacagcgtaggacaacctgtggtggagatggcaaagagtgctggcaaggctggaagtCATCAAGAGAACCCAAGGTTTTTCCCCTTGACTATGGCAATCGCCTGTGCCACCAAGGCCTATGAGGAGACTTGTTGTCCTAaggcactggggcctcactgcctccttgcacacccccagcagggctgggaactgtcatagcgttgtccttccctcagcaccacacaccccacatcccactgccccaggaagagccctgagcactgtgtgaaggacaggagctgccttccccggggctgggggtcacagcttggcctttctgcttcatagaacaaagccagggttttctcagcatctcagctgcctgcacagtgcctttgcctacctgtcatcatggcctccagttgtctgctctaacgagtccctggggaggctttgtcagtaatggccctcagtggggctcattaatgcttcaaggtactttgggtttggcttttggtgttgactctttgagaggtttgtgcaatctcctctcagtacctgaggttccaagactcagcaccaaatgcaccatggggctcattaaaataaagcaagccc from Mycteria americana isolate JAX WOST 10 ecotype Jacksonville Zoo and Gardens unplaced genomic scaffold, USCA_MyAme_1.0 Scaffold_46, whole genome shotgun sequence includes these protein-coding regions:
- the LOC142403910 gene encoding olfactory receptor 14C36-like, with the protein product MSNSSSITQFLLLTFADTRELQLLHFWLFLGIYLAALLGNGLIITAVACDHRLHTPMYFFLLNLSVLDLGSISTTVPKAMASSLWDTRAISYTGCAAQVFLFVFFMSAEYSLLTIMAYDRYVAICKPLHYGTLLGSRACLSMAAAAWGSGSLTAVLHTANTLTIPLCHGNALDQFFCEIPQILKLSCSHTYLSEVGILVFSVCLGFGCFVFIVLSYVQIFRAVLRIPSEQGRHKAFSTCLPHLAVVSLFLITAMFTYLKPPSISSPSLNLVMAVLYSVVPPAVNPLIYSMRNQELKDAVWKLIMGVFQKAVREVLGSLQKADMKPFFQKGKKEDWENYRLVTLSSLPGKPLYSQIGDIWAEEMDDVVGEELAGGSIPNVTSGRVLLAATYKWHPSVQALGPTLLNVSINCLYNVTECLSSSFVDDAKLGRALERPHLVNTAFSRTAGQDDVQGSPPTRVIL